CGACGAAGCCGCGCCGGCCCGACCAGCCCATGCGCGACCGGTTCGAACTCGGGCCCGTCGTCGCGTTGCTCTCCCGCCCGGAGATCGCCTTCCCCGTCGTGCTCGCGACCCTCGGGGCGTTCGTCTGGCAGGCGACCTCCTCGTTCCTGCCGACGTTCCTGGTCGCCCACCGCGGCCAGTCGACCGAACTCGCCGGCGTGGTTTTCGCGGGCTACTTCGTCGTGCAGGCGATCACGCAGGTCGGCGTCGGGGCGGCCTCCGATCGGTACGGGCGCGACGTCACCACGGCTGGCTGTATGGTCCTCGCCGCGTCCGGGTTCGCCCTGCTGGTCGCCGTCCCGGGACCGATCGCGCTCGGCGCGGCGGTCCTGCTGATCGGCACCGGCCTCGGCTGGGGTGCGGCCCTGCTGCCGCGGTTCATGGACGCGCTCTCGGAGGCCGAACGGGGTGCCGGCTTCGGCCTCGTCAGGAGCGTCTACGGCTTCGTCGGCGCACTGGGCTCGGTCGTGACCGGCGTGCTGGCCGACGTCTTCGGCTGGGGCGTCGCCTTCGCCGTGCTCGCGGCACTGCTCGCGCTCGTGTTCTGTGCGCTCGCCGTCAACTGGGCGCTGTCGCTCGGCTACTGATCCCGACTCTGACGCCGTTGTTTCGACTGGAACAACGGGCCGCGTGTTCCGCTCGTAGTCACGAACGCGTTATGTACGCTACCGGGGTATCCCTCGGCGATGGCCACGAAGCAACGACCGAGAGGGGCTGCGCGGTGTACGGACTGCGGCCGGGCGATGGCAGTCTGGCTCTCGGCGGATGACGCCGTCCATTCGATCGGGTGTACCGACGGCTGTCCCTGTGGCGGAACGGAGTTTCGCGTGCTCGCGTAACGTGAAAATCGA
The nucleotide sequence above comes from Halosolutus halophilus. Encoded proteins:
- a CDS encoding MFS transporter; translated protein: MIRWRYRETVLTLCTLAFFATMVGRLSISPVVPLITDEFGVSNSVIGVALTGMWMAYFAAQFPSGVLADRFGERPVILVAVGGTAIASLFLSRAPLFALFVVGTIALGGVAGLHYSVATTLLARTYDELGTAIGVHNSGGPAAGLIAPPIAAWIGVRYGWRPAVAIGAVMAVPVAVLFAWRIRPTKPRRPDQPMRDRFELGPVVALLSRPEIAFPVVLATLGAFVWQATSSFLPTFLVAHRGQSTELAGVVFAGYFVVQAITQVGVGAASDRYGRDVTTAGCMVLAASGFALLVAVPGPIALGAAVLLIGTGLGWGAALLPRFMDALSEAERGAGFGLVRSVYGFVGALGSVVTGVLADVFGWGVAFAVLAALLALVFCALAVNWALSLGY